The following are encoded in a window of Bacillus sp. SORGH_AS_0510 genomic DNA:
- a CDS encoding FliH/SctL family protein — translation MTSYSKVFKSSNLSVLDEKKVISQPRIIFNRNDHDSIHSQHQETSDAVFHDNLKQIIQEAEEQAKAIIENAEYLARLREKEAEEKISQWWDENHQKLEILSVEAEQKGFHEGFTTGKQEAEFEILREYQGKMDQVQALLEQAYDEKSTIIAEAEPFLLELSTVIATHIIKTELNSNPSQFVELIKQHILRFKEKEFITVCVHPDDFEFIQSQRPHLVAVVNGETEIKIIPDHSVSSKGCIIRTAYGSVDARIDTQIEEIKKVILEARREPDSGAFS, via the coding sequence ATGACGTCTTATTCTAAGGTGTTTAAGTCTTCTAATTTATCCGTCCTTGATGAAAAAAAAGTCATTTCGCAACCAAGGATTATTTTTAATCGAAATGACCACGATTCCATTCATTCACAGCATCAAGAAACCAGTGATGCTGTGTTTCATGATAACCTAAAGCAAATCATTCAAGAGGCTGAAGAACAAGCTAAAGCTATCATTGAAAATGCAGAGTATCTAGCCCGCTTACGTGAGAAGGAAGCAGAAGAAAAAATTAGTCAATGGTGGGACGAAAATCATCAGAAACTAGAAATTTTATCTGTTGAAGCGGAACAAAAGGGATTTCATGAAGGGTTCACTACTGGCAAACAAGAAGCAGAGTTTGAAATATTAAGAGAATACCAAGGAAAAATGGATCAAGTACAAGCCTTACTGGAACAGGCATATGATGAAAAGTCTACCATCATTGCAGAAGCAGAACCTTTTTTACTTGAACTTAGTACTGTAATTGCCACACATATTATTAAGACAGAATTAAACAGTAATCCCAGTCAGTTTGTTGAATTAATAAAACAACACATCCTACGATTTAAAGAAAAAGAATTTATTACTGTTTGTGTTCACCCTGATGATTTTGAGTTTATCCAATCACAACGACCGCATCTGGTAGCTGTAGTTAATGGAGAAACAGAAATCAAAATCATTCCGGACCATTCCGTTTCTTCTAAAGGGTGTATTATTCGAACCGCATATGGCAGTGTTGATGCACGGATTGATACACAAATTGAAGAAATTAAAAAGGTGATTTTAGAAGCGAGAAGGGAGCCCGATAGTGGTGCTTTCAGTTAA
- the fliE gene encoding flagellar hook-basal body complex protein FliE, whose amino-acid sequence MNVSGINSGLIKINQNPTQNVESNSTTTSFSNVLKGYLENVDTTVKQASDLTVKAAAGEINNIHDVTIASQKAKVALELTVTVRDKAVEAYQEMMRMQF is encoded by the coding sequence ATGAACGTTTCCGGTATAAATAGTGGATTAATCAAAATTAATCAAAATCCAACTCAAAATGTTGAATCAAATTCGACTACAACCTCCTTTTCTAATGTACTAAAAGGGTATTTGGAAAATGTTGATACAACTGTTAAGCAAGCTTCCGATCTTACTGTCAAAGCTGCGGCAGGGGAAATAAATAACATACATGATGTAACCATTGCATCACAAAAGGCGAAGGTAGCTCTAGAATTAACCGTTACTGTACGAGATAAAGCAGTAGAAGCATATCAAGAAATGATGCGGATGCAGTTTTAA
- the flgC gene encoding flagellar basal body rod protein FlgC, with translation MFDSLNISASALTAQRLRMDVVSSNIANAETTRGTYVNGKWEPYRRKMVSMEPREKSFNQILQGAMEKQSQSQLQGVRVTGIVEDKTPFKTVYDPANPDANPDGYVMMPNVDLSKEMVDMLAASRAYEANVTSFNTGKSIMLKALEIGR, from the coding sequence ATGTTTGATTCGTTAAATATAAGTGCCTCAGCATTAACAGCTCAGCGTTTACGAATGGATGTAGTTTCTTCCAATATTGCGAATGCGGAAACCACTCGAGGTACATATGTCAATGGCAAATGGGAACCATATCGTCGAAAAATGGTAAGCATGGAGCCTAGAGAGAAGTCCTTTAACCAAATACTACAAGGGGCAATGGAAAAACAATCGCAATCACAGTTACAAGGAGTAAGGGTTACTGGAATCGTTGAGGACAAGACCCCATTCAAAACGGTCTATGACCCAGCAAATCCAGATGCAAATCCTGATGGATATGTGATGATGCCAAATGTTGACCTGTCAAAGGAAATGGTAGACATGCTTGCTGCGTCTAGAGCATACGAAGCGAATGTTACTTCATTTAACACTGGCAAATCGATAATGTTAAAAGCGTTAGAAATTGGACGTTAG
- the fliS gene encoding flagellar export chaperone FliS translates to MVLNNPYQAYQKQAVTTSKPEDLTFMLYEGLVKFIRLSKAALQDRRLEQSNTYNLRAQDILSELMVTLKKEYSISEQLLPMYDFMKSRLIEANLKKSEEILVEVEEFAVELSETWATAMKQVKTNS, encoded by the coding sequence ATGGTTTTAAATAATCCTTACCAAGCCTATCAAAAACAAGCTGTCACTACGTCAAAGCCAGAAGACCTTACATTTATGTTATATGAAGGATTAGTTAAATTTATACGACTATCAAAAGCTGCCTTGCAGGATAGAAGACTAGAACAAAGTAACACTTATAATTTAAGAGCACAAGATATTTTAAGTGAATTAATGGTAACCTTAAAAAAAGAATATAGTATTTCTGAACAATTACTACCGATGTACGACTTTATGAAATCACGATTGATTGAAGCGAACCTTAAGAAAAGTGAGGAAATACTTGTTGAAGTAGAAGAGTTTGCCGTGGAATTATCAGAAACTTGGGCGACTGCCATGAAACAAGTTAAAACTAATAGCTAG
- the flgB gene encoding flagellar basal body rod protein FlgB has product MTNINLLQKALDASSLRQQVISNNISNAETPGYKTKQVVFEDIFKKYLSNQTSFEGNRTNSRHLVIGKSSFIPSASIVENTNSVMQNNGNNVDIDEEMTNMGKNSLWYYTLTEQINSEFQQLSIAIKGRS; this is encoded by the coding sequence TTGACAAATATTAACCTCCTACAAAAGGCATTAGATGCTTCCAGTTTACGCCAACAGGTGATTTCAAATAATATATCAAATGCTGAAACTCCAGGATATAAAACAAAACAAGTAGTGTTTGAGGATATCTTTAAAAAATATTTAAGTAATCAAACAAGTTTTGAAGGAAATCGTACAAATAGTCGTCATTTAGTAATTGGCAAATCATCATTTATACCTTCAGCCAGCATTGTGGAAAATACAAATTCAGTTATGCAGAACAATGGAAATAACGTTGATATCGATGAAGAGATGACAAATATGGGGAAAAACTCCCTTTGGTATTATACACTGACCGAACAAATTAACAGTGAATTTCAACAATTGTCCATTGCTATTAAAGGAAGGAGCTAA
- a CDS encoding flagellar protein FliT: MNELLKKIYEVTVEMCHLLKEENYEEFEKLLDDRNTLMCKVDELKNSVNGYVYSSSELKLLKDTFQLDQEFAPLLEKKLSETKILINQQKKQKLVSQQYRNYTKQTNGIFLDSKR; encoded by the coding sequence ATGAATGAATTGCTTAAGAAGATATATGAAGTGACAGTAGAGATGTGCCACCTATTAAAAGAAGAAAATTATGAGGAATTTGAAAAACTTTTAGACGATCGAAATACACTTATGTGTAAAGTGGATGAATTAAAAAATAGTGTAAATGGTTATGTTTATTCATCATCAGAGTTAAAATTGTTAAAAGACACATTTCAACTAGATCAGGAATTCGCTCCTTTACTTGAAAAAAAATTGTCTGAAACAAAAATTCTCATCAATCAACAAAAGAAGCAAAAACTCGTCTCTCAACAGTATAGGAACTACACTAAACAAACGAATGGTATCTTTTTAGATTCAAAAAGGTAA
- the fliF gene encoding flagellar basal-body MS-ring/collar protein FliF: MKRSWTDQLKHTGEQFGSWWKSKSSKQKGLIVGTFLFLIVALSTFIFFASRPQYVPLYTGQLSQREVGDIKAELDKEGYTGYKLSDTGTSIEVPKKDAPDLLVSLAAKGYPKDNKINYDIFGQNLSFGGTDRQYDILEREAMQNQVAEVIKHVDGIKNAEVIVTLPENSVFIRQEDEQKASASVMVEVEPGAKLSSQQIKALYTLVSRSVPNLPVENITIMNQYSETLALSETDDEEQALDKYDEQRKVQQNVERDIQQDLQSLLGNILGTNKVFVHTFVKMNFDKVKTEEKLVKPTDDNNNGIAISSEKTSKTYSGSGSNAGGVVGTGETDVPGYVGSNSGGDSNYEESENRVNYEVNRINNEIIKSPYQIEDITINVGVEPDSAKSNTLSKATQDNIKNIVANTVRTALGHPNLSQKEIDQRITVFPHTFATNTAKQIGSSQNWLLIGSAAAGGLLLLGGLIWMLLRKRRQKQEELEEQMEFSSSANVKEPEEYFAEQDMSVESQLKKLLEQRPEDFSKVIRTWIHEEEV; the protein is encoded by the coding sequence ATGAAACGATCATGGACAGATCAACTTAAACATACAGGGGAGCAATTTGGAAGCTGGTGGAAATCCAAGAGCTCAAAACAAAAAGGACTCATCGTAGGGACATTTTTATTTCTAATAGTTGCCCTCTCTACCTTTATTTTTTTTGCGTCAAGACCTCAATATGTACCGTTATATACTGGCCAATTATCTCAAAGGGAAGTTGGAGACATAAAAGCAGAATTGGACAAGGAAGGCTATACAGGGTATAAACTTTCTGACACAGGTACAAGTATAGAAGTTCCTAAAAAAGATGCACCGGATTTGTTAGTTAGTCTTGCTGCAAAAGGGTATCCCAAAGATAACAAAATCAACTATGATATTTTTGGACAAAATCTCTCGTTTGGAGGGACTGACAGACAGTACGATATTCTTGAACGTGAAGCAATGCAAAACCAAGTTGCAGAAGTAATTAAGCATGTAGATGGAATTAAAAATGCTGAGGTAATAGTAACTTTACCTGAAAATTCAGTGTTTATCCGACAAGAGGATGAACAAAAAGCTAGTGCTTCAGTGATGGTAGAGGTTGAACCAGGTGCAAAGCTAAGTTCGCAGCAAATTAAGGCTCTCTATACATTGGTTTCTCGAAGTGTTCCTAACTTGCCAGTAGAAAACATCACGATAATGAACCAATATAGTGAGACTCTGGCGTTGTCTGAAACTGATGATGAGGAACAAGCACTTGATAAATATGATGAACAACGGAAAGTACAACAAAATGTCGAACGGGATATTCAACAGGACCTTCAGAGTTTACTAGGAAACATTCTAGGGACAAACAAAGTGTTCGTTCACACATTTGTAAAAATGAATTTTGATAAAGTCAAAACAGAAGAAAAATTAGTTAAACCAACGGATGACAATAATAACGGAATCGCCATCAGCTCAGAAAAAACTTCTAAGACTTATAGTGGGTCAGGCTCAAATGCCGGTGGGGTAGTCGGAACAGGCGAAACCGATGTACCTGGATATGTAGGATCTAATTCTGGTGGCGATAGCAATTATGAAGAGTCTGAAAATAGGGTCAATTATGAAGTTAATAGAATTAATAATGAAATCATCAAAAGTCCTTATCAAATAGAAGATATTACAATCAATGTGGGTGTGGAGCCGGATTCAGCCAAATCCAATACTCTATCAAAAGCAACACAAGATAATATCAAAAATATTGTGGCGAATACAGTACGGACGGCGCTTGGACATCCGAATTTAAGCCAAAAAGAGATTGATCAGCGAATCACTGTTTTTCCACATACATTTGCAACGAATACAGCTAAGCAAATCGGATCTTCGCAAAATTGGCTGTTAATCGGATCAGCAGCTGCTGGAGGACTCCTTTTACTTGGGGGACTGATTTGGATGTTGTTACGGAAAAGAAGACAAAAGCAAGAGGAACTCGAGGAACAAATGGAATTCTCATCATCTGCAAACGTTAAAGAACCAGAAGAATATTTTGCTGAGCAAGATATGAGTGTGGAAAGTCAATTGAAGAAGCTTCTTGAACAAAGACCGGAAGATTTTTCAAAAGTTATTAGAACATGGATACACGAAGAGGAGGTTTAA
- the fliG gene encoding flagellar motor switch protein FliG — MASALKLTGKQKAAILLIAMGKEGSAKVFKHLPEEEIDQITLAIANIQKVDQKEKEEVLKEFHEMCIAQDFLQMGGISYAQDVLESALGKERAQEIIYRLTTQLQVKPFDFARRVDAMQIYHFLQNEHPQTIALVLAHLEPQQSSMILSSLPEELQSDVARRIAVLEQTSPEVIKEVENILEQKLASTIRQDFTVVGGIESIVSILNGVDRTTEKTILEQLESNDPELVDEIKKRMFVFEDIITLDRRAIQRVIQEVENQDLLLALKASSPEVKKVIFENMSQRMVDTFEEEMQYLGPVRVKDVEEAQGRIVSIIRRLEDSGEVVIARGGSDDVLF, encoded by the coding sequence ATGGCTTCAGCATTAAAGTTGACTGGAAAACAAAAAGCAGCGATATTGCTTATTGCGATGGGCAAGGAGGGTTCTGCAAAGGTATTTAAGCATTTACCTGAAGAAGAAATTGACCAGATAACCCTAGCGATTGCTAATATCCAGAAAGTAGATCAAAAAGAAAAAGAAGAAGTTTTGAAAGAATTTCATGAAATGTGTATTGCACAAGACTTCCTGCAAATGGGTGGCATTAGCTATGCACAAGATGTATTAGAATCTGCATTAGGGAAAGAGCGTGCGCAGGAAATTATCTATCGCTTAACGACTCAATTACAAGTGAAACCATTTGATTTTGCTCGACGTGTGGATGCCATGCAAATTTATCATTTTCTTCAAAATGAACATCCTCAGACGATTGCATTGGTGTTAGCACACTTGGAGCCGCAGCAATCATCCATGATTCTTTCTTCCTTGCCTGAAGAATTACAATCGGATGTTGCAAGGAGAATAGCAGTACTAGAACAAACTTCCCCTGAAGTCATTAAGGAAGTTGAAAACATTCTTGAACAAAAACTTGCATCTACCATCCGTCAAGACTTTACAGTGGTTGGTGGAATCGAGTCCATTGTAAGCATCCTTAATGGTGTGGATCGAACAACTGAGAAGACCATTCTTGAGCAGCTTGAATCGAACGATCCTGAATTAGTAGATGAAATCAAAAAACGTATGTTTGTCTTTGAAGATATTATTACGTTGGATCGTCGTGCCATTCAGCGTGTGATTCAAGAAGTCGAAAATCAGGACCTACTTCTTGCTTTGAAAGCTTCAAGTCCAGAAGTCAAAAAGGTCATCTTCGAAAATATGTCACAACGTATGGTCGATACGTTCGAAGAGGAAATGCAATACCTTGGGCCAGTTAGAGTTAAGGATGTGGAAGAGGCTCAAGGAAGAATTGTTTCTATTATCCGTCGTCTAGAAGATTCTGGCGAGGTAGTCATTGCTAGAGGTGGTTCGGATGACGTCTTATTCTAA
- a CDS encoding glucosaminidase domain-containing protein, with protein sequence MKIGDDWFTKTMLTSTMSRNENLTTQVGTNSSDFANLFTSVLNELMKNEIPTAIQPSLPSFLENMTITNEGSKLGEDSLSSFSGEPLRFQSINADKVDEVLGGKLKGMGEAFVQAGQRFNVDPALLVAIAQHETGNGTSKAAYIKNNIAGMMGKNGLKSYSSIEESIMDMARNLSKNYLGQGLTTISKIAGKYAPVGADNDPNNLNHHWVSGVSKFFSQLKV encoded by the coding sequence TTGAAAATAGGTGATGATTGGTTTACCAAAACGATGTTAACAAGTACGATGTCAAGAAACGAAAATTTAACTACACAGGTAGGGACAAATAGTTCAGACTTTGCAAACCTTTTTACATCGGTCTTAAATGAATTAATGAAAAATGAAATACCAACGGCAATCCAACCTTCATTGCCTTCCTTCTTAGAAAATATGACCATTACTAATGAGGGTTCAAAATTAGGGGAGGATTCGTTATCTTCTTTTTCAGGAGAACCGTTACGATTTCAGTCCATTAATGCTGATAAAGTTGATGAAGTGCTTGGCGGTAAGTTAAAAGGAATGGGGGAAGCATTTGTTCAAGCTGGACAGAGATTTAATGTGGACCCTGCATTACTTGTAGCAATTGCACAGCATGAAACAGGAAATGGAACATCAAAAGCAGCTTATATTAAGAATAATATCGCTGGTATGATGGGCAAAAATGGATTAAAGTCATACTCCTCTATTGAAGAAAGTATCATGGACATGGCCCGAAATTTAAGTAAGAACTATCTTGGACAAGGGCTGACAACCATTTCAAAAATTGCAGGTAAATATGCCCCTGTTGGTGCAGATAATGACCCTAATAACCTTAATCATCATTGGGTTTCAGGTGTAAGTAAATTTTTTAGTCAATTAAAGGTTTAA